From a single Bradyrhizobium sediminis genomic region:
- a CDS encoding MFS transporter encodes MATLVQTSERGRGMTGEEKFVIFASSLGTTFEWYDFYLYATLAPFFASLFFPPGNDTAALLSAFATYAAGFLVRPFGAIIFGRIGDLVGRKYTFLVTIVVMGSATFLVGVLPTFASVGWLAPIMLVSLRLCQGLALGGEYGGAATYVAEHSRPHERGYTTSWIQTTATLGFFLALVVIGLCRIYMDAKMFADWGWRIPFLVSLILLVFSVYIRLRLSETPVFLKMRDEGKGSKAPLTDSFFRYPNNKYVLLALIGATAGQGVVWYTGQFYALFFLLITLKVDFITTYALIALSLVIGTPFFIVFGWLSDRIGRLKIILAGCAIAAITYFPLFAGLTHYANPDLEAFQAKNPITVTADQKTCNFHIFVGPWSNFTQCDRAQDFLTKSGLSFKIVSAPDSKTVDLDVGGAKVQGWDSAKWTAALASKGYPKSADPAKINYFMVELLLVIMVIYVTMVYGPIAAFLVEMFPTNIRYTSMSLPYHIGNGWFGGMLPLLATAVVATTGDIYAGLWYPIGVAVMTLVVGLLFLRDTKGVDISTGSGVAIQSGSAVTRQS; translated from the coding sequence ATGGCAACGTTAGTGCAAACCTCGGAGCGTGGCCGGGGCATGACAGGCGAGGAGAAGTTCGTCATCTTCGCCTCGTCGCTCGGCACCACATTCGAGTGGTACGACTTCTACCTGTACGCCACATTGGCGCCGTTCTTCGCCTCGCTATTCTTTCCGCCAGGCAACGACACCGCCGCTCTTCTTTCCGCCTTCGCGACATACGCGGCAGGCTTTCTCGTGCGTCCGTTCGGCGCCATCATCTTCGGGCGCATCGGCGATCTGGTCGGCCGCAAATACACCTTCCTGGTCACCATCGTGGTGATGGGCAGCGCCACCTTCCTGGTCGGCGTGCTGCCGACATTCGCCTCCGTGGGTTGGCTGGCGCCGATCATGCTCGTCTCGTTGCGCCTGTGCCAGGGCTTGGCGCTCGGCGGCGAGTACGGCGGGGCGGCAACCTATGTGGCCGAACATTCCCGGCCGCACGAGCGCGGCTACACCACGAGCTGGATTCAGACCACGGCGACGCTGGGCTTCTTCCTGGCGCTGGTCGTGATCGGATTGTGCCGCATCTACATGGACGCCAAGATGTTTGCCGACTGGGGTTGGCGCATCCCGTTCCTGGTCTCTCTCATCCTGCTGGTGTTCTCGGTCTATATCCGGCTCCGGCTGTCCGAGACCCCGGTCTTCCTGAAGATGCGCGATGAGGGCAAAGGCTCCAAGGCGCCGCTGACCGATAGCTTCTTCCGCTATCCGAACAACAAGTACGTGCTGCTGGCGCTCATCGGCGCCACCGCCGGTCAAGGCGTGGTCTGGTACACGGGTCAGTTCTATGCCTTGTTCTTCCTGCTCATCACGCTCAAGGTCGACTTCATCACGACCTACGCCCTGATTGCGCTTTCGCTCGTGATCGGTACGCCGTTCTTCATCGTGTTCGGCTGGCTGTCGGATCGCATCGGGCGGCTCAAGATCATCCTGGCGGGCTGTGCGATCGCGGCCATCACCTACTTCCCGCTGTTTGCCGGTCTGACGCACTACGCCAATCCGGACCTTGAGGCGTTCCAAGCGAAGAATCCGATCACGGTCACGGCCGATCAAAAGACCTGCAACTTCCACATCTTTGTGGGTCCGTGGTCGAACTTTACGCAATGCGACCGCGCTCAGGACTTCCTGACCAAATCGGGACTGTCGTTCAAGATCGTCAGTGCGCCCGATTCAAAGACGGTCGACCTGGACGTTGGCGGCGCCAAGGTGCAGGGCTGGGATAGCGCCAAGTGGACGGCGGCGCTGGCGTCAAAGGGTTATCCGAAGTCGGCCGACCCGGCGAAGATCAACTACTTCATGGTTGAGCTGCTGCTCGTCATCATGGTGATCTACGTCACGATGGTGTACGGACCGATCGCGGCGTTTCTGGTCGAGATGTTCCCGACCAATATCCGATACACATCGATGTCGCTGCCCTATCACATCGGCAATGGCTGGTTCGGCGGCATGCTGCCGCTGCTGGCGACCGCGGTGGTGGCAACGACCGGCGATATCTATGCCGGGCTCTGGTATCCGATCGGCGTGGCGGTGATGACTCTCGTGGTCGGGCTGTTGTTCCTGCGCGATACCAAGGGCGTCGATATCTCGACCGGATCGGGCGTCGCGATCCAGAGCGGATCGGCCGTCACGCGCCAGAGTTGA
- a CDS encoding M48 family metalloprotease — protein sequence MLLRLALRRKMSRLTAATTAVALALAPVPALAQGRGPPIIRDTEAEQLLREYTRPILRAAGLEKQNIQMVIINESVFNAFVADGRRIFVNYGAMMQSDTPNQIIGVLAHETGHLAGGHLSKLREQLAAAQTQMIIAMLLGAGALVAGARGGNANSGLANAGAAAMSAPQEVVRRSLLSYVRQQEENADRAGVKFLTATGQSARGMYETFKRFTNESLFAARGSDPYAMSHPMPAERVAALQEMARTSPYWDKKDDPALQLRHDMARAKISAFMERADTVHRRYPLSNDSLPARYARAIATYRHGDLRSAIAQIDALIQVQPNNPYFYELRGQALLEGGKPAEAIAPLRKAVQLSNNAPLIEMLLGQALVATNSNAHTDEAIAILRAAVARETEAPLGYTQLAMAYGRKGDYAQADLASAQAAFLRGDNKTARDLASRAKTRFAIGTPGWVKADDIVSAKPMPGQKSN from the coding sequence ATGTTGCTTCGCCTCGCCCTGCGCCGGAAGATGTCGAGACTGACCGCCGCCACGACGGCGGTCGCGCTCGCCCTTGCGCCGGTGCCTGCGCTGGCGCAAGGCCGGGGTCCGCCGATCATCCGCGACACCGAGGCCGAGCAGTTGCTGCGCGAATATACTCGCCCGATCCTGCGCGCGGCGGGGCTGGAAAAGCAGAACATCCAGATGGTCATCATCAACGAGAGCGTTTTCAACGCCTTCGTCGCCGACGGCCGGCGGATCTTCGTGAACTACGGCGCCATGATGCAGTCCGATACCCCGAACCAGATCATCGGGGTGCTGGCGCACGAAACCGGCCACCTCGCCGGCGGCCATCTCTCCAAGCTGCGCGAACAGCTGGCGGCGGCGCAGACCCAGATGATCATCGCCATGCTGCTCGGCGCCGGCGCGCTGGTCGCCGGGGCACGCGGCGGCAATGCCAATAGCGGGCTCGCCAATGCCGGCGCCGCGGCGATGTCCGCGCCGCAGGAAGTGGTCCGCCGCTCCCTGCTCTCCTATGTGCGCCAGCAGGAGGAAAACGCCGACCGCGCCGGGGTGAAATTCCTCACCGCCACCGGCCAGTCCGCCCGGGGCATGTACGAGACCTTCAAGCGGTTCACCAATGAGAGCCTGTTCGCCGCGCGCGGGTCCGATCCCTACGCCATGTCGCACCCGATGCCCGCCGAGCGCGTCGCGGCGCTGCAGGAAATGGCGCGAACCAGTCCCTATTGGGACAAGAAGGACGATCCGGCGCTGCAACTGCGCCACGACATGGCGCGCGCCAAGATCTCGGCCTTCATGGAACGGGCGGACACCGTCCACCGGCGCTATCCGCTGTCGAACGACAGCCTGCCCGCGCGCTATGCCCGCGCCATCGCGACCTACCGGCACGGCGATCTGCGCAGCGCGATCGCCCAGATCGACGCCCTGATCCAGGTGCAGCCCAATAACCCCTATTTCTATGAATTGCGCGGCCAGGCGCTGCTGGAAGGCGGCAAGCCGGCGGAGGCCATCGCGCCCCTGCGCAAGGCGGTTCAACTATCGAATAACGCGCCGCTCATCGAGATGTTACTTGGGCAGGCGCTCGTGGCGACTAATAGTAATGCCCACACCGACGAAGCGATTGCGATTCTGCGCGCGGCGGTGGCACGAGAAACCGAGGCGCCGCTCGGCTATACCCAGCTCGCGATGGCCTATGGCCGAAAAGGAGATTACGCGCAGGCCGACCTTGCTTCCGCCCAGGCGGCCTTCTTGCGCGGCGACAACAAGACCGCGCGCGATCTGGCATCGCGGGCCAAGACCCGGTTCGCGATCGGCACGCCGGGCTGGGTCAAGGCCGACGATATCGTCTCCGCCAAGCCGATGCCCGGCCAGAAGAGCAACTAG
- a CDS encoding sensor histidine kinase, which translates to MLIRIREFRNGPRGRWLREQLAGVLVALLIVAVLTASLAAAFLWLPIEHVTIVYLIPVIVAALRWGAIPALFAGISGIAAAAFFFYAPYYDFRVHSPAQIVDIVLFITVATITGRMAVAVREAKVRAQAESLRDALIGSVSHELRTPLASIVGSTSILAQSPAIDRDVHLSSLVRVVRDEAERLNGDIQNLLDATRISSDGIRPHWEWVDPEDVVNGALVRKRRLLGDRQVSLAIADDLPLVYVDPSMIESALAQLIENAAKYSAPRASIAIGAVQEGGMIQIKVVNEGERLASGEIEKIFERFYRSPRHAGAIPGSGLGLWIARALIEACGGRVQAISSSHDTTFRIDLPVGAQPPSDEHADE; encoded by the coding sequence ATGTTGATCCGCATCCGGGAGTTTCGCAACGGGCCTCGCGGCCGCTGGCTGCGGGAGCAGCTTGCAGGTGTTCTTGTTGCCCTGCTCATCGTTGCGGTGCTCACCGCCTCGCTCGCGGCAGCATTCCTGTGGCTTCCGATCGAGCACGTCACCATCGTCTACCTGATCCCGGTCATCGTCGCGGCGTTGCGCTGGGGCGCCATTCCGGCGCTGTTCGCCGGAATTTCGGGCATCGCTGCGGCGGCATTTTTCTTTTATGCCCCGTATTACGATTTCCGTGTGCACAGTCCCGCGCAGATCGTCGACATCGTGCTGTTCATCACCGTCGCGACCATTACCGGCCGCATGGCGGTCGCCGTTCGGGAGGCCAAGGTTCGCGCGCAAGCGGAAAGTCTGCGCGATGCTCTGATCGGCTCGGTTAGTCATGAGTTGCGTACGCCGCTGGCCTCGATCGTGGGTTCGACCTCCATTCTCGCCCAATCGCCGGCGATCGATCGGGATGTGCACCTGTCGTCTCTGGTCCGCGTGGTACGCGACGAAGCCGAACGGCTCAACGGCGACATCCAGAACCTGCTCGACGCGACGCGCATAAGCAGCGACGGAATCCGGCCACATTGGGAATGGGTCGATCCCGAAGACGTCGTCAACGGCGCTCTGGTTCGCAAGCGGCGGCTGCTTGGCGACCGTCAGGTCTCGCTTGCCATCGCCGACGACTTGCCGCTGGTCTATGTCGACCCATCGATGATCGAAAGCGCCCTTGCCCAGTTGATCGAAAACGCCGCGAAATACTCCGCTCCACGCGCCTCGATCGCCATCGGCGCCGTGCAAGAGGGCGGCATGATCCAGATCAAGGTGGTCAACGAAGGGGAGAGACTTGCGTCCGGCGAAATCGAAAAAATATTCGAGCGATTCTATCGCAGCCCGCGTCACGCCGGCGCGATCCCCGGGTCGGGTCTTGGGCTCTGGATCGCACGTGCCCTGATCGAAGCCTGCGGCGGACGCGTGCAAGCCATCAGTTCCAGCCACGACACGACGTTCCGCATCGATCTGCCGGTCGGAGCCCAGCCACCATCCGACGAGCACGCCGATGAGTGA
- a CDS encoding EAL domain-containing protein yields MRTRDCPVVETPDFLLAALEQANDAVVIFDSDLHVSYFNAAAELIWRLDRTEVLGRHVSCLGLEELRQHPVATPTSDQIGGDDAIQDRCSEIRIERRDGSRIRAALSLSHVEAGGQGRTIAFVRDITREVERRERMALLTLVADRTNRAVIVTDRDLKIIYTNAAFAGLFGYSIGEVSGRQAIDLLAGRHTDRRTLARLRHWIGEERGGEEEILAYDKSGDEIWISANVKAFRDSRGRIKYTFALLTDISETKQLRSLQQLILSELADEIPITEIADRLCRRVEEIAPDVVASLLHIDAGGLVHPLGGPSLPEDYSRALDGVAIGPDVGSCGSAAFYGKPVLATDIDTDPRWQPYKTRPLEVGLRACWSTPIKSKDGRVIGTFAFYFRECRPPSRWHERIVEACVHLGALAIERWEARAQIARLAYYDMLTGLPNRARLRDLIAEAIRACHPGKHVALAFLDVDNFKDVNDTLGHSAGDELLVELARRLRAQIQPDDMLGRLGGDEFVIVLPNRDAGEAALVASRITESLVVPLQIGTRQVPMSASMGISIYPDNATDIDALIQQADAAMYHAKRAGRSTYRFFSADMNRLAEQRLAHSSALRTAIANDALKLHYQPQIRTSDGAIHGVEALARWRDPVLGEVSPAKFIPLAEECGLIEQIGHWSIREACRQMAEWREAGLDIPCVSVNLSPINFQNASLASVVTGILADHGLSPEMLMLEVTEGVILNERSVAIETMNALRKLGVGLSLDDFGTGYSSLSRLAHLPIRELKIDRSFVRDVEADPSARAIVTAVVRVGQSLQLTVIAEGVETDGQRDLLTELGCDVIQGFFYAPALSAAAFGRWLLDHSARRASAMLRRVGRSLAQPPAGPSPHVSASKGLG; encoded by the coding sequence ATGCGCACACGCGATTGCCCTGTGGTCGAAACCCCGGATTTCCTGCTGGCGGCGCTTGAGCAGGCGAACGACGCCGTGGTGATCTTCGATAGCGACCTTCACGTGAGCTATTTCAACGCAGCGGCCGAACTCATCTGGCGGCTGGATCGCACCGAAGTGCTCGGTCGTCACGTAAGCTGTCTGGGGCTCGAGGAGCTGCGACAGCACCCGGTCGCGACGCCGACTTCGGATCAGATCGGCGGCGACGACGCCATCCAGGATCGCTGCTCCGAGATCAGGATCGAGCGCAGGGATGGCAGCCGGATTCGTGCCGCACTGTCGCTTTCGCATGTCGAGGCCGGCGGTCAAGGCCGCACCATCGCCTTCGTCCGGGACATCACCCGGGAGGTCGAACGGCGGGAAAGGATGGCGCTGCTCACGTTGGTCGCCGACAGGACCAACCGCGCAGTTATCGTCACCGATCGCGATCTGAAGATCATCTATACCAACGCTGCGTTTGCAGGATTGTTCGGGTACTCGATCGGGGAAGTGAGCGGGCGGCAGGCGATCGATCTGCTTGCGGGGCGCCATACCGACCGCAGGACGCTGGCAAGGTTACGGCACTGGATCGGCGAGGAACGCGGCGGCGAGGAGGAAATCCTCGCCTACGACAAGAGCGGCGACGAGATCTGGATCTCGGCCAACGTCAAGGCATTCCGCGACAGCCGCGGGCGGATCAAATACACGTTCGCCCTGCTGACCGATATCTCCGAGACCAAGCAGCTGCGATCGCTGCAGCAGTTGATCCTGAGCGAGCTGGCCGATGAAATCCCCATTACGGAGATCGCGGATCGGCTGTGCAGGCGTGTCGAGGAAATCGCGCCCGACGTCGTTGCCTCGCTGCTGCACATCGACGCCGGCGGATTGGTCCATCCGCTGGGCGGCCCCAGCCTTCCCGAAGACTATTCGCGGGCGCTGGATGGCGTCGCGATCGGTCCGGATGTCGGCTCGTGCGGATCCGCGGCATTTTACGGCAAGCCGGTCCTTGCGACGGACATCGATACCGATCCGCGCTGGCAACCCTACAAGACCCGGCCGCTCGAGGTCGGCTTGCGCGCCTGCTGGTCCACGCCGATCAAGTCGAAGGATGGCCGGGTGATCGGAACCTTCGCCTTCTATTTCAGGGAATGTCGCCCGCCGAGCCGCTGGCACGAGCGTATCGTCGAGGCCTGCGTGCATCTCGGCGCGCTCGCGATCGAGCGCTGGGAAGCCCGCGCCCAGATCGCGCGGCTCGCCTATTACGATATGCTGACCGGCCTGCCGAACCGCGCGCGCCTGCGGGACTTGATCGCCGAGGCGATCCGGGCCTGTCACCCGGGAAAGCACGTTGCGCTGGCATTCCTCGATGTCGATAATTTCAAAGACGTCAACGATACGCTCGGGCACTCGGCCGGCGATGAATTGCTTGTCGAGCTTGCCCGACGCCTGCGCGCGCAGATTCAGCCGGACGACATGCTGGGGCGCCTGGGCGGCGACGAATTCGTGATTGTGCTGCCGAACCGTGACGCCGGCGAAGCCGCGCTGGTCGCCTCGCGGATCACCGAATCCCTGGTCGTGCCGCTCCAGATCGGCACCAGGCAGGTGCCGATGTCCGCCAGCATGGGCATCAGTATCTATCCGGACAATGCGACCGACATCGACGCCCTGATACAGCAGGCCGATGCGGCGATGTACCATGCCAAGCGCGCCGGCCGCTCCACCTATCGATTCTTCAGCGCCGACATGAACCGGCTCGCCGAGCAGCGGCTGGCTCACAGCTCCGCACTTCGCACGGCGATCGCAAACGATGCCCTGAAATTGCATTATCAGCCGCAGATCCGGACCAGCGACGGCGCCATCCATGGCGTCGAGGCGCTGGCGCGCTGGCGTGACCCGGTGCTCGGCGAGGTGTCGCCCGCGAAGTTCATTCCGCTGGCCGAAGAGTGCGGACTGATCGAGCAGATCGGCCACTGGTCGATACGCGAGGCCTGCCGGCAGATGGCGGAGTGGCGTGAAGCCGGGCTGGATATCCCCTGTGTGTCGGTCAATCTGTCTCCAATCAATTTCCAGAACGCGAGCCTGGCATCTGTCGTCACCGGAATCCTCGCAGACCACGGCCTGTCGCCCGAAATGCTCATGCTCGAGGTTACCGAGGGCGTGATCCTGAACGAGCGCTCGGTCGCGATCGAGACGATGAATGCCCTTCGCAAGCTCGGAGTAGGCCTGTCGCTGGACGATTTCGGAACCGGCTATTCGAGTCTCAGCCGGTTGGCGCATCTGCCCATCCGCGAGCTGAAGATCGACCGCAGCTTCGTGCGCGACGTCGAGGCAGACCCCAGCGCGCGGGCGATCGTTACCGCGGTGGTTCGCGTCGGCCAGAGCCTGCAGCTCACCGTCATCGCCGAAGGCGTCGAAACCGACGGGCAGCGGGATCTGCTGACGGAACTGGGATGCGACGTCATTCAGGGATTCTTCTACGCGCCCGCGCTGTCGGCCGCTGCGTTCGGGCGCTGGCTGCTTGACCATAGTGCCAGGCGGGCCAGTGCGATGCTCAGGCGCGTCGGCCGATCCCTGGCCCAGCCACCGGCCGGGCCTTCGCCTCACGTCTCCGCCAGCAAGGGGCTCGGTTAG
- a CDS encoding response regulator has product MSDAPPVVLIIDDDPQIRRFLRAGFDLEHFSVLEEQTGQAGLRSATLRQPDLIVVDLNLPDMDGASIVERIRAWSSVPIIVLSVRASDEDKVKLLECGADDYVVKPFSMVELVARARTAIRRQTRGAKGEVVVKLGPLSIDLANRAVFLDGVRVVLSPKEYRLLQVLAQHAGNVVTHNILLKEVWGVHNLHNAHYLRILVRRLRGKIEQNPKQPRILVSELGVGYRLTSGGCSD; this is encoded by the coding sequence ATGAGTGACGCACCTCCTGTCGTTCTCATCATCGACGACGACCCGCAAATCCGGCGCTTTCTGCGCGCCGGTTTCGATCTCGAGCACTTCAGCGTGCTCGAGGAACAGACCGGCCAGGCCGGGTTGCGTTCTGCCACGTTGCGCCAGCCCGATCTCATCGTGGTCGATCTGAATTTACCCGACATGGACGGCGCCAGCATCGTGGAACGGATACGGGCGTGGTCGAGTGTTCCGATCATCGTGCTTTCGGTGCGCGCGAGCGACGAAGACAAGGTGAAGTTGCTGGAGTGCGGCGCCGACGACTATGTGGTGAAGCCATTCAGCATGGTTGAGCTGGTGGCGCGGGCGCGGACGGCGATCCGCCGGCAAACGCGCGGCGCCAAAGGCGAGGTGGTCGTCAAGCTCGGACCACTATCCATCGATCTTGCGAACCGAGCCGTGTTTCTCGATGGCGTGCGCGTTGTGCTCTCGCCCAAGGAATACCGCCTGCTCCAGGTGCTGGCGCAACACGCCGGTAACGTGGTGACCCATAATATCCTGTTGAAGGAGGTATGGGGTGTGCACAACCTGCACAATGCGCATTACTTGCGGATTCTGGTGCGCCGGTTGCGGGGCAAGATCGAGCAGAACCCCAAGCAGCCGCGCATCCTGGTAAGCGAACTCGGCGTCGGTTACCGGCTGACAAGCGGCGGCTGTTCCGACTGA
- a CDS encoding pyridoxal phosphate-dependent aminotransferase has protein sequence MLEATPRDRAKSLLTASGRSNVPPFMVMDVMAAAARIEAAGGHVIHMEVGQPAASAPRPAILAAHAALDVGRIDYTSALGLPSLRERIARHYRETYGCAVDAERVVISTGSSGGFILAFLALFEPGDRVAVTVPGYPPYRHILTALGCEPVLIETSSETRHALTGEALLAAHRKTPLKGVLVGSPANPTGTMMSREALTGLMAAAESAGIRFISDEIYHGLDYAFPAVTAAELSPDALVINSFSKYFCMTGWRVGWMVVPEPLVRPIERLQQNLAISVPTLSQIAAEAAFEGRAEMEEIKHGYQENRRILIEGLPKAGLDKFLPADGAFYLYADVSKFTSDSFKFAGEMLEKARVAATPGVDFDPIHGRQFIRFSYARSADEMREAVARISQWLR, from the coding sequence ATGCTTGAAGCGACACCGAGAGACCGCGCCAAAAGCCTGCTGACGGCGTCCGGACGAAGCAATGTTCCGCCGTTCATGGTGATGGACGTGATGGCGGCGGCGGCGCGCATCGAGGCGGCCGGCGGCCATGTCATTCACATGGAAGTGGGGCAGCCGGCGGCGTCGGCGCCGAGGCCCGCGATTCTGGCCGCCCACGCCGCCCTCGACGTCGGGCGGATCGACTACACCTCCGCGCTCGGCCTTCCCTCGCTGCGCGAACGGATCGCGCGGCATTACCGCGAGACCTACGGCTGCGCGGTGGACGCCGAGCGGGTCGTGATATCCACGGGGTCGTCGGGCGGGTTCATCCTGGCCTTTCTCGCTTTGTTCGAGCCCGGCGACCGCGTCGCGGTCACGGTTCCCGGCTATCCGCCGTACCGCCACATCCTCACCGCGCTCGGCTGCGAGCCGGTCTTGATCGAGACATCGAGCGAAACCCGTCACGCGCTGACCGGCGAGGCGCTGCTCGCCGCCCATCGCAAGACGCCGCTGAAGGGCGTCCTGGTCGGAAGCCCCGCCAATCCCACGGGAACGATGATGTCGCGCGAGGCGCTCACCGGCCTGATGGCGGCGGCGGAAAGCGCGGGCATCCGTTTCATCTCCGACGAAATCTATCACGGCCTCGACTATGCCTTTCCGGCGGTGACGGCGGCGGAGCTGTCGCCGGATGCGCTGGTGATCAATTCGTTCTCGAAATACTTCTGCATGACCGGGTGGCGGGTCGGCTGGATGGTGGTGCCGGAGCCGCTGGTGCGGCCGATCGAGCGGCTGCAGCAGAACCTGGCGATCTCGGTGCCGACGCTGTCGCAGATTGCCGCCGAGGCGGCCTTCGAGGGGCGCGCCGAGATGGAAGAGATCAAGCACGGTTATCAGGAGAACCGCCGCATCCTGATCGAAGGCCTGCCCAAGGCCGGCCTCGATAAATTCCTCCCCGCCGACGGCGCGTTTTACCTCTATGCCGACGTTTCCAAATTCACCTCCGACAGCTTCAAATTTGCCGGCGAAATGCTGGAAAAGGCCCGCGTCGCGGCGACCCCCGGGGTCGACTTCGACCCGATCCACGGCCGCCAGTTCATCCGCTTTTCCTACGCGCGTTCGGCCGACGAGATGCGCGAGGCCGTCGCGCGCATCTCGCAATGGCTGCGGTAG